In Deinococcus sp. QL22, the following are encoded in one genomic region:
- the recQ gene encoding DNA helicase RecQ, with the protein MTTALEVLKSVWGYDAFRGVQEGIVQTVLDGGNALVLMPTGGGKSLCYQLPALLRPGVGIIVSPLIALMKDQVDTLRQLGVRAAFLNSSLSLSEVRDVESALMAGELDLLYAAPERLLLPHTLELLERVQIALFAVDEAHCVSQWGHDFRPEYQQLSVLPGRFPTIPRLALTATADDRTRADIVQVLGLTGAPAFVSSFDRPNIQYRVAGKESPKSQLLDFIRAEHAGDAGIVYCMSRKSVEETAKWLVAQGIDAVPYHAGLAPREREYAQNRFLNEEGLIVVATVAFGMGIDKPNVRFVAHLDLPKSMEGYYQETGRAGRDSLPSTAWMVYGLADVVNVRRMLAQSAAPDEVRRVEAAKLDALLTYCETATCRRQMLLEYFGESMAEPCGNCDICLTPPRTRDATREAQMALSAAIRTGNRFGAAHLTDVLLGRDTEKVRGMGHHLLPTYGVGTDHSEKTWRNVLRQLVSLGYLNTDANGHGSLIATAKARPLLKGETTLSLREDVLRPRTVSRAERRPNRSASLSPADQPVFDALRAWRLDKAREQSVPPYVIFHDATLTAIAQMRPSSLAALGSVTGVGGRKLDAYGDDVLAVIRDLGSGSPTGGPAPALTRQQAEAVRGMSSNLAVLSVLKAAPETPAASAVTPTTITNALRELRTSLSRESGHSAFLIFPNATLEALAQRQPRSMADLHGIAGLGEKRIQAYGERIVEVVRGMTPD; encoded by the coding sequence GTGGGCATTATCGTGTCGCCCCTGATCGCGCTGATGAAAGACCAAGTGGATACGCTGCGGCAACTTGGCGTGCGGGCCGCGTTCCTGAACTCCAGCCTCAGCCTCAGCGAAGTCCGTGATGTGGAATCGGCGCTGATGGCGGGGGAACTCGATCTGCTGTATGCCGCGCCGGAGCGCCTGCTGTTGCCGCACACCCTCGAACTGCTGGAGCGTGTGCAGATCGCCCTGTTTGCAGTAGACGAAGCACACTGCGTGTCTCAGTGGGGGCACGATTTCCGGCCCGAATACCAGCAGTTGTCGGTATTGCCGGGCCGCTTCCCCACCATTCCGCGCCTCGCCCTGACCGCTACTGCCGATGACCGCACCCGCGCCGACATCGTGCAGGTGTTGGGCCTGACCGGCGCGCCTGCGTTTGTCAGTTCCTTCGACCGGCCCAACATTCAGTACCGGGTGGCGGGTAAAGAAAGTCCGAAGTCGCAACTGCTGGATTTTATTCGTGCCGAACACGCCGGAGACGCGGGCATCGTGTACTGCATGAGCCGCAAATCGGTAGAAGAAACCGCCAAATGGCTGGTGGCGCAGGGCATAGACGCCGTGCCCTACCACGCGGGCCTCGCTCCCCGTGAGCGTGAGTACGCCCAGAACCGCTTTCTGAACGAAGAAGGCCTGATTGTGGTGGCAACGGTGGCTTTCGGCATGGGGATAGATAAGCCCAACGTGCGCTTCGTCGCCCATTTAGACCTTCCCAAAAGCATGGAGGGCTACTACCAGGAAACCGGGCGTGCGGGCCGCGACAGCCTGCCCAGCACGGCGTGGATGGTGTACGGCCTGGCCGATGTGGTCAACGTGCGCCGGATGCTGGCCCAAAGTGCCGCGCCCGACGAGGTGCGCCGTGTGGAAGCCGCCAAGTTGGACGCCCTGCTGACTTACTGCGAAACGGCCACCTGCCGCCGCCAGATGTTGCTGGAATACTTTGGTGAAAGCATGGCCGAACCCTGCGGCAACTGCGACATCTGCCTGACGCCGCCGCGCACCCGTGACGCTACCCGTGAGGCGCAGATGGCTCTGTCTGCCGCCATTCGGACCGGAAACCGCTTCGGTGCGGCGCACCTGACCGATGTGCTCCTGGGCCGCGACACCGAAAAAGTACGCGGCATGGGCCACCACCTCCTGCCAACCTACGGCGTGGGCACGGATCACAGCGAAAAAACCTGGCGCAATGTGCTGCGGCAGTTGGTCAGCCTGGGCTACCTGAATACTGATGCCAATGGGCACGGCAGCCTGATCGCCACGGCCAAAGCTCGCCCACTTCTCAAAGGTGAAACCACCCTCAGCCTCCGCGAAGACGTGTTGCGGCCGCGCACCGTCAGCCGTGCCGAACGCCGCCCCAACCGATCGGCCAGCCTCAGTCCTGCCGATCAACCTGTGTTCGATGCGCTGCGGGCCTGGCGACTCGACAAAGCCCGGGAACAGAGCGTGCCGCCATACGTCATCTTCCATGATGCTACCCTGACCGCCATCGCGCAGATGCGCCCTAGCAGTCTGGCGGCCCTGGGCAGCGTGACCGGTGTGGGTGGCCGCAAGCTGGACGCTTACGGAGACGACGTGCTGGCCGTCATTCGTGACCTTGGAAGCGGTTCTCCAACTGGTGGCCCGGCACCAGCTCTCACCCGCCAGCAGGCCGAGGCGGTGCGCGGCATGTCCTCGAACTTGGCCGTCTTGAGTGTTCTGAAGGCTGCACCAGAGACCCCTGCTGCTTCCGCTGTCACGCCCACCACCATCACCAATGCCCTGCGCGAACTCCGCACCAGCCTCAGCCGCGAATCGGGGCACAGCGCGTTCCTGATTTTTCCGAATGCCACGCTAGAAGCCCTGGCCCAGCGCCAACCTCGCAGTATGGCCGATCTGCACGGCATCGCTGGCCTGGGGGAGAAGCGCATTCAGGCCTACGGCGAACGAATTGTGGAAGTGGTTCGTGGCATGACGCCAGATTGA
- a CDS encoding DUF1622 domain-containing protein, with protein MEDMVKVWTGYVATGVEAAAALIITIAALIATWRALQAFLARPAAPDLAKEKIRLDLARWLAVALEFTLAADILRTAIAPTWDEIGKLAAIAILRTLLNYFLQREIDTHTARQRKTPGEGI; from the coding sequence ATGGAAGACATGGTGAAGGTCTGGACAGGATATGTGGCGACGGGTGTAGAAGCCGCCGCCGCCCTGATCATTACGATTGCGGCCCTGATCGCTACCTGGCGGGCTTTACAGGCTTTCCTCGCCCGCCCCGCCGCGCCTGACCTTGCCAAAGAAAAAATTCGCCTAGATTTGGCCCGCTGGCTCGCGGTAGCGCTGGAATTTACGTTGGCCGCCGACATTCTTAGGACGGCCATTGCGCCCACCTGGGACGAAATCGGCAAGCTGGCGGCGATTGCTATTCTCCGAACGCTGCTGAACTACTTTTTGCAGCGTGAGATAGACACCCATACGGCGCGGCAGCGAAAAACGCCGGGGGAAGGCATCTAA